A genomic region of Venturia canescens isolate UGA chromosome 9, ASM1945775v1, whole genome shotgun sequence contains the following coding sequences:
- the p120ctn gene encoding catenin delta-2 isoform X4: MSNNQLVDSCLLVNRRIEQRQEHNITRTEITQRRVLQETDSDMPQYTGQSETDYNGSNGQTDTHSLHSSHLSMQEDPLLIRTHKQQTSQQVTTVTKVVREVSHMEPDTGAVSYMSMPLMPQEYQHGDSRYPADPYMVSFDHYDSSLGYSAQPGYPGTHGMYMPQSHSPHSPHSPSDHSRASPPLEYMRKGAPYSEGAYNDVDPTLNPALQDHYRITPSPGGAGEQYDRVSNSWNMDDSGEPSQHPNDEGKLPYGWVWPVGYGPPGTVGPVSLSGEVTAYDEGHPASMTGAIPVEVFEEEVHLQRLHPRHQVPGMGSPLEDDQKSMRWRDPNLSEVIGFLSNPNNVIKANAAAYLQHLCYMDDPNKQKTRSMGGIPPLVALLDHDSPDVYRNACGALRNLSYGRQNDENKRAIKSAGGVPALINLLRKTSDADIKELVTGVLWNLSSCEDLKRSIIDDGVTMVVNNIIIPHSGWDPSSSNGETCWSTVFRNASGVLRNVSSAGEYARKKLRECDGLVDALLYVVRSAIEKSNIGNKIVENCVCILRNLSYRCQEVEDPNYDKHPIQSTVQTRMTAPVKGENLGCFGGSKKKKEGQQTQKETTTSRTTSPRTEPIKGMELLWQPDVVQSYLSLLQTCSNPETLEAAAGALQNLAACYWQPSIEIRAAVRKEKGLPILVELLRMEVDRVVCAVATALRNLAIDQRNKELIGKYAMRDLIQKLPSGNNQHDQGTSDDTIAAVLATLNEVIKKNAEFSRSLLDAGGVERLMNITKQRQKYTPRVLKFAGQVLFTMWQHQELRDVYKKHGWKEQDFVTKTLAARNSGPNSPNNANSYDCSTLNRPMASQGSTRYEDRTIQRTNMNSNNVGRPAIYQSQPRPGEPLYAQVNMEKKKKRQYELGINQSQSPVGQQQSGMGEIGNVIIGSQWPDDNASMREHSIATVNVPTSSTTAGDSWV; the protein is encoded by the exons ATGTCAAACAATCAGCTAGTGGATTCTTGCCT GCTGGTGAATCGGAGGATAGAGCAGAGGCAAGAGCACAACATAACACGTACTGAAATAACACAGAG ACGTGTTCTTCAGGAGACAGATTCCGACATGCCCCAGTATAC TGGACAGAGTGAAACGGATTACAATGGCAGCAACGGTCAAACGGACACGCATTCATTGCATTCATCCCACTTATCGATGCAGGAGGATCCCTTGCTTATTCGCACACACAAACAACAGACATCGCAACAA GTTACGACCGTGACAAAAGTGGTTCGGGAAGTATCGCACATGGAACCGGACACCGGAGCCGTCAGTTACATGTCAATGCCATTGATGCCACAAGAATATCAGCACGGTGATTCCCGATACCCAGCTGACCCGTACATGGTCAGTTTTGATCATTATGACTCCTCCTTGGGTTATTCGGCTCAACCGGGTTATCCTGGTACACACGGCATGTACATGCCGCAATCACATTCTCCTCACAGCCCACATAGTCCATCGGACCACAGTCGAGCTTCACCACCGCTCG aataCATGAGAAAAGGAGCCCCTTATTCCGAAGGAGCTTATAACGACGTGGATCCAACGCTGAATCCAGCCTTGCAAGATCATTACCGTATTACACCGAGTCCCGGAGGTGCCGGAGAACAATACG ATCGCGTGAGTAATTCGTGGAACATGGACGACTCGGGGGAACCGTCACAGCATCCTAACG ACGAAGGGAAACTTCCATACGGTTGGGTTTGGCCCGTTGGTTACGGGCCGCCCGGAACGGTCGGGCCGGTCTCGTTATCCGGTGAGGTTACCGCATACGACGAAGGTCATCCAGCATCGATGACCGGAGCTATACCAGTGGAGGTATTCGAAGAGGAAGTTCACCTTCAACGACTCCATCCCCGTCATCAAGTTCCTGGGATGGGTAGCCCGCTGGAGGACGACCAAAAATCCATGCGATGGAGAGACCCGAATCTTTCCGAAGTCATTGGCTTCCTCAGCAACCCTAATAACGTTATAAAAGCAAATGCCGCTGCGTATCTTCAGCATCTCTGTTACATGGACGATCCGAACAAACAGAAAACACGAAGTATGGGCGGAATTCCACCGTTGGTCGCTTTACTCGACCACGATAGTCCCGACGTTTACAGAAATGCGTGTGGTGCCCTTCGGAATCTTTCTTACGGCCGGCAAAACGACGAAAACAAACGCGCCATCAAAAGTGCCGGCGGTGTTCCTGCACTTATTAATCTGTTGCGTAAAACCTCCGATGCCGATATCAAAGAATTGGTCACTGGCGTATTGTGGAATCTCTCATCTTGCGAA GATTTAAAAAGGTCTATAATAGACGATGGTGTTACGATGGTCgtcaataatataataattccacaCAGTGGATGGGATCCAAGTTCTTCGAATGGTGAAACATGCTGGTCGACTGTATTCAGAAATGCATCCGGCGTACTTAGGAACGTATCGAGCGCGGGTGAAtacgcgagaaaaaaattacgggAATGCGACGGTCTCGTCGACGCACTTTTATATGTAGTACGTTCGgccatcgaaaaatcaaatatcgGCAACAAAATCGTCGAGAACTGCGTTTGCATTCTACGAAACTTGAGCTATCGATGTCAAGAAGTCGAAGATCCGAACTATGACAAGCATCCTATACAATCCACCGTACAGACAAGAATGACAGCTCCTGTCAAAG gcgaaaatttgggcTGTTTCGGTGgtagcaaaaagaaaaaagagggccAACAAACACAGAAAGAAACGACAACTTCGAGAACAACGAGTCCAAGAACTGAGCCTATAAAAGGAATGGAACTTTTATGGCAGCCGGATGTGGTGCAGTCGTATTTGAGCCTCTTGCAGACTTGCTCCAACCCTGAAACTCTCGAGGCAGCTGCAGGAGCTTTGCAAAATCTTGCCGCTTGTTATTGGCAACCGAGTATCGAAATTCGAGCTGCAGTGCGAAAAGAAAAAGGCTTACCAATCTTAGTTGAACTTTTGAGAATGGAG GTCGATCGAGTGGTGTGTGCGGTAGCAACGGCACTTCGAAATCTTGCAATAGATCAACGAAACAAGGAGCTTATAGGAAAATACGCAATGAGGGATCTCATTCAGAAATTACCCTCTGGCAATAATCAGCACGATCAAGGAACGAGCGACGATACAATCGCCGCGGTACTCGCGACTTTAAACGAGGTCATTAAGAAAAATGCGGAATTCTCCCGATCGTTACTGGATGCGGGTGGGGTCGAAAGGTTAATGAACATCACGAAGCAACGACAAAAATATACTCCAAGAGTTCTCAAATTCGCCG GACAAGTATTATTCACAATGTGGCAACATCAAGAACTCCGAGACGTTTACAAAAAGCATGGTTGGAAGGAACAAGATTTCGTGACAAAAACACTGGCCGCTCGAAATTCTGGCCCGAATTCGCCTAACAATGCTAACAG TTATGATTGCAGCACTCTTAATCGACCTATGGCCAGTCAAGGGAGTACACGATACGAGGACCGGACGATTCAGAGGACGAATATGAATTCGAATAACGTTGGTCGGCCTGCAATATATCAATCG CAACCAAGGCCCGGAGAGCCATTGTATGCTCAAGTAAACatggagaagaagaagaagagacaATACGAGCTGGGAATAAACCAAAGTCAAAGTCCGGTCGGACAACAACAAAGCGGAATGGGTGAAATTGGTAACGTAATTATTGGATCGCAGTGGCCCGACGACAACGCCAGTATGCGGGAACACTCAATAGCCACTGTAAATGTGCCTACGAGCTCAACCACTGCCGGTGATTCATGGGTATAA
- the p120ctn gene encoding catenin delta-2 isoform X3, with protein MSNNQLVDSCLRVLQETDSDMPQYTGQSETDYNGSNGQTDTHSLHSSHLSMQEDPLLIRTHKQQTSQQVTTVTKVVREVSHMEPDTGAVSYMSMPLMPQEYQHGDSRYPADPYMVSFDHYDSSLGYSAQPGYPGTHGMYMPQSHSPHSPHSPSDHSRASPPLEYMRKGAPYSEGAYNDVDPTLNPALQDHYRITPSPGGAGEQYDRVSNSWNMDDSGEPSQHPNDEGKLPYGWVWPVGYGPPGTVGPVSLSGEVTAYDEGHPASMTGAIPVEVFEEEVHLQRLHPRHQVPGMGSPLEDDQKSMRWRDPNLSEVIGFLSNPNNVIKANAAAYLQHLCYMDDPNKQKTRSMGGIPPLVALLDHDSPDVYRNACGALRNLSYGRQNDENKRAIKSAGGVPALINLLRKTSDADIKELVTGVLWNLSSCEDLKRSIIDDGVTMVVNNIIIPHSGWDPSSSNGETCWSTVFRNASGVLRNVSSAGEYARKKLRECDGLVDALLYVVRSAIEKSNIGNKIVENCVCILRNLSYRCQEVEDPNYDKHPIQSTVQTRMTAPVKGENLGCFGGSKKKKEGQQTQKETTTSRTTSPRTEPIKGMELLWQPDVVQSYLSLLQTCSNPETLEAAAGALQNLAACYWQPSIEIRAAVRKEKGLPILVELLRMEVDRVVCAVATALRNLAIDQRNKELIGKYAMRDLIQKLPSGNNQHDQGTSDDTIAAVLATLNEVIKKNAEFSRSLLDAGGVERLMNITKQRQKYTPRVLKFAGQVLFTMWQHQELRDVYKKHGWKEQDFVTKTLAARNSGPNSPNNANSYDCSTLNRPMASQGSTRYEDRTIQRTNMNSNNVGRPAIYQSQNEDLAISDAQYQKPGYHGPPPGGVCVFPINPQPRPGEPLYAQVNMEKKKKRQYELGINQSQSPVGQQQSGMGEIGNVIIGSQWPDDNASMREHSIATVNVPTSSTTAGDSWV; from the exons ATGTCAAACAATCAGCTAGTGGATTCTTGCCT ACGTGTTCTTCAGGAGACAGATTCCGACATGCCCCAGTATAC TGGACAGAGTGAAACGGATTACAATGGCAGCAACGGTCAAACGGACACGCATTCATTGCATTCATCCCACTTATCGATGCAGGAGGATCCCTTGCTTATTCGCACACACAAACAACAGACATCGCAACAA GTTACGACCGTGACAAAAGTGGTTCGGGAAGTATCGCACATGGAACCGGACACCGGAGCCGTCAGTTACATGTCAATGCCATTGATGCCACAAGAATATCAGCACGGTGATTCCCGATACCCAGCTGACCCGTACATGGTCAGTTTTGATCATTATGACTCCTCCTTGGGTTATTCGGCTCAACCGGGTTATCCTGGTACACACGGCATGTACATGCCGCAATCACATTCTCCTCACAGCCCACATAGTCCATCGGACCACAGTCGAGCTTCACCACCGCTCG aataCATGAGAAAAGGAGCCCCTTATTCCGAAGGAGCTTATAACGACGTGGATCCAACGCTGAATCCAGCCTTGCAAGATCATTACCGTATTACACCGAGTCCCGGAGGTGCCGGAGAACAATACG ATCGCGTGAGTAATTCGTGGAACATGGACGACTCGGGGGAACCGTCACAGCATCCTAACG ACGAAGGGAAACTTCCATACGGTTGGGTTTGGCCCGTTGGTTACGGGCCGCCCGGAACGGTCGGGCCGGTCTCGTTATCCGGTGAGGTTACCGCATACGACGAAGGTCATCCAGCATCGATGACCGGAGCTATACCAGTGGAGGTATTCGAAGAGGAAGTTCACCTTCAACGACTCCATCCCCGTCATCAAGTTCCTGGGATGGGTAGCCCGCTGGAGGACGACCAAAAATCCATGCGATGGAGAGACCCGAATCTTTCCGAAGTCATTGGCTTCCTCAGCAACCCTAATAACGTTATAAAAGCAAATGCCGCTGCGTATCTTCAGCATCTCTGTTACATGGACGATCCGAACAAACAGAAAACACGAAGTATGGGCGGAATTCCACCGTTGGTCGCTTTACTCGACCACGATAGTCCCGACGTTTACAGAAATGCGTGTGGTGCCCTTCGGAATCTTTCTTACGGCCGGCAAAACGACGAAAACAAACGCGCCATCAAAAGTGCCGGCGGTGTTCCTGCACTTATTAATCTGTTGCGTAAAACCTCCGATGCCGATATCAAAGAATTGGTCACTGGCGTATTGTGGAATCTCTCATCTTGCGAA GATTTAAAAAGGTCTATAATAGACGATGGTGTTACGATGGTCgtcaataatataataattccacaCAGTGGATGGGATCCAAGTTCTTCGAATGGTGAAACATGCTGGTCGACTGTATTCAGAAATGCATCCGGCGTACTTAGGAACGTATCGAGCGCGGGTGAAtacgcgagaaaaaaattacgggAATGCGACGGTCTCGTCGACGCACTTTTATATGTAGTACGTTCGgccatcgaaaaatcaaatatcgGCAACAAAATCGTCGAGAACTGCGTTTGCATTCTACGAAACTTGAGCTATCGATGTCAAGAAGTCGAAGATCCGAACTATGACAAGCATCCTATACAATCCACCGTACAGACAAGAATGACAGCTCCTGTCAAAG gcgaaaatttgggcTGTTTCGGTGgtagcaaaaagaaaaaagagggccAACAAACACAGAAAGAAACGACAACTTCGAGAACAACGAGTCCAAGAACTGAGCCTATAAAAGGAATGGAACTTTTATGGCAGCCGGATGTGGTGCAGTCGTATTTGAGCCTCTTGCAGACTTGCTCCAACCCTGAAACTCTCGAGGCAGCTGCAGGAGCTTTGCAAAATCTTGCCGCTTGTTATTGGCAACCGAGTATCGAAATTCGAGCTGCAGTGCGAAAAGAAAAAGGCTTACCAATCTTAGTTGAACTTTTGAGAATGGAG GTCGATCGAGTGGTGTGTGCGGTAGCAACGGCACTTCGAAATCTTGCAATAGATCAACGAAACAAGGAGCTTATAGGAAAATACGCAATGAGGGATCTCATTCAGAAATTACCCTCTGGCAATAATCAGCACGATCAAGGAACGAGCGACGATACAATCGCCGCGGTACTCGCGACTTTAAACGAGGTCATTAAGAAAAATGCGGAATTCTCCCGATCGTTACTGGATGCGGGTGGGGTCGAAAGGTTAATGAACATCACGAAGCAACGACAAAAATATACTCCAAGAGTTCTCAAATTCGCCG GACAAGTATTATTCACAATGTGGCAACATCAAGAACTCCGAGACGTTTACAAAAAGCATGGTTGGAAGGAACAAGATTTCGTGACAAAAACACTGGCCGCTCGAAATTCTGGCCCGAATTCGCCTAACAATGCTAACAG TTATGATTGCAGCACTCTTAATCGACCTATGGCCAGTCAAGGGAGTACACGATACGAGGACCGGACGATTCAGAGGACGAATATGAATTCGAATAACGTTGGTCGGCCTGCAATATATCAATCG CAAAATGAAGATCTCGCAATATCGGATGCGCAGTACCAAAAGCCAGGATATCACGGACCGCCTCCCGGAGGCGTTTGTGTGTTTCCCATCAACCCT CAACCAAGGCCCGGAGAGCCATTGTATGCTCAAGTAAACatggagaagaagaagaagagacaATACGAGCTGGGAATAAACCAAAGTCAAAGTCCGGTCGGACAACAACAAAGCGGAATGGGTGAAATTGGTAACGTAATTATTGGATCGCAGTGGCCCGACGACAACGCCAGTATGCGGGAACACTCAATAGCCACTGTAAATGTGCCTACGAGCTCAACCACTGCCGGTGATTCATGGGTATAA
- the p120ctn gene encoding catenin delta-2 isoform X2 codes for MSNNQLVDSCLLVNRRIEQRQEHNITRTEITQRRVLQETDSDMPQYTGQSETDYNGSNGQTDTHSLHSSHLSMQEDPLLIRTHKQQTSQQVTTVTKVVREVSHMEPDTGAVSYMSMPLMPQEYQHGDSRYPADPYMVSFDHYDSSLGYSAQPGYPGTHGMYMPQSHSPHSPHSPSDHSRASPPLEYMRKGAPYSEGAYNDVDPTLNPALQDHYRITPSPGGAGEQYDEGKLPYGWVWPVGYGPPGTVGPVSLSGEVTAYDEGHPASMTGAIPVEVFEEEVHLQRLHPRHQVPGMGSPLEDDQKSMRWRDPNLSEVIGFLSNPNNVIKANAAAYLQHLCYMDDPNKQKTRSMGGIPPLVALLDHDSPDVYRNACGALRNLSYGRQNDENKRAIKSAGGVPALINLLRKTSDADIKELVTGVLWNLSSCEDLKRSIIDDGVTMVVNNIIIPHSGWDPSSSNGETCWSTVFRNASGVLRNVSSAGEYARKKLRECDGLVDALLYVVRSAIEKSNIGNKIVENCVCILRNLSYRCQEVEDPNYDKHPIQSTVQTRMTAPVKGENLGCFGGSKKKKEGQQTQKETTTSRTTSPRTEPIKGMELLWQPDVVQSYLSLLQTCSNPETLEAAAGALQNLAACYWQPSIEIRAAVRKEKGLPILVELLRMEVDRVVCAVATALRNLAIDQRNKELIGKYAMRDLIQKLPSGNNQHDQGTSDDTIAAVLATLNEVIKKNAEFSRSLLDAGGVERLMNITKQRQKYTPRVLKFAGQVLFTMWQHQELRDVYKKHGWKEQDFVTKTLAARNSGPNSPNNANSYDCSTLNRPMASQGSTRYEDRTIQRTNMNSNNVGRPAIYQSQNEDLAISDAQYQKPGYHGPPPGGVCVFPINPQPRPGEPLYAQVNMEKKKKRQYELGINQSQSPVGQQQSGMGEIGNVIIGSQWPDDNASMREHSIATVNVPTSSTTAGDSWV; via the exons ATGTCAAACAATCAGCTAGTGGATTCTTGCCT GCTGGTGAATCGGAGGATAGAGCAGAGGCAAGAGCACAACATAACACGTACTGAAATAACACAGAG ACGTGTTCTTCAGGAGACAGATTCCGACATGCCCCAGTATAC TGGACAGAGTGAAACGGATTACAATGGCAGCAACGGTCAAACGGACACGCATTCATTGCATTCATCCCACTTATCGATGCAGGAGGATCCCTTGCTTATTCGCACACACAAACAACAGACATCGCAACAA GTTACGACCGTGACAAAAGTGGTTCGGGAAGTATCGCACATGGAACCGGACACCGGAGCCGTCAGTTACATGTCAATGCCATTGATGCCACAAGAATATCAGCACGGTGATTCCCGATACCCAGCTGACCCGTACATGGTCAGTTTTGATCATTATGACTCCTCCTTGGGTTATTCGGCTCAACCGGGTTATCCTGGTACACACGGCATGTACATGCCGCAATCACATTCTCCTCACAGCCCACATAGTCCATCGGACCACAGTCGAGCTTCACCACCGCTCG aataCATGAGAAAAGGAGCCCCTTATTCCGAAGGAGCTTATAACGACGTGGATCCAACGCTGAATCCAGCCTTGCAAGATCATTACCGTATTACACCGAGTCCCGGAGGTGCCGGAGAACAATACG ACGAAGGGAAACTTCCATACGGTTGGGTTTGGCCCGTTGGTTACGGGCCGCCCGGAACGGTCGGGCCGGTCTCGTTATCCGGTGAGGTTACCGCATACGACGAAGGTCATCCAGCATCGATGACCGGAGCTATACCAGTGGAGGTATTCGAAGAGGAAGTTCACCTTCAACGACTCCATCCCCGTCATCAAGTTCCTGGGATGGGTAGCCCGCTGGAGGACGACCAAAAATCCATGCGATGGAGAGACCCGAATCTTTCCGAAGTCATTGGCTTCCTCAGCAACCCTAATAACGTTATAAAAGCAAATGCCGCTGCGTATCTTCAGCATCTCTGTTACATGGACGATCCGAACAAACAGAAAACACGAAGTATGGGCGGAATTCCACCGTTGGTCGCTTTACTCGACCACGATAGTCCCGACGTTTACAGAAATGCGTGTGGTGCCCTTCGGAATCTTTCTTACGGCCGGCAAAACGACGAAAACAAACGCGCCATCAAAAGTGCCGGCGGTGTTCCTGCACTTATTAATCTGTTGCGTAAAACCTCCGATGCCGATATCAAAGAATTGGTCACTGGCGTATTGTGGAATCTCTCATCTTGCGAA GATTTAAAAAGGTCTATAATAGACGATGGTGTTACGATGGTCgtcaataatataataattccacaCAGTGGATGGGATCCAAGTTCTTCGAATGGTGAAACATGCTGGTCGACTGTATTCAGAAATGCATCCGGCGTACTTAGGAACGTATCGAGCGCGGGTGAAtacgcgagaaaaaaattacgggAATGCGACGGTCTCGTCGACGCACTTTTATATGTAGTACGTTCGgccatcgaaaaatcaaatatcgGCAACAAAATCGTCGAGAACTGCGTTTGCATTCTACGAAACTTGAGCTATCGATGTCAAGAAGTCGAAGATCCGAACTATGACAAGCATCCTATACAATCCACCGTACAGACAAGAATGACAGCTCCTGTCAAAG gcgaaaatttgggcTGTTTCGGTGgtagcaaaaagaaaaaagagggccAACAAACACAGAAAGAAACGACAACTTCGAGAACAACGAGTCCAAGAACTGAGCCTATAAAAGGAATGGAACTTTTATGGCAGCCGGATGTGGTGCAGTCGTATTTGAGCCTCTTGCAGACTTGCTCCAACCCTGAAACTCTCGAGGCAGCTGCAGGAGCTTTGCAAAATCTTGCCGCTTGTTATTGGCAACCGAGTATCGAAATTCGAGCTGCAGTGCGAAAAGAAAAAGGCTTACCAATCTTAGTTGAACTTTTGAGAATGGAG GTCGATCGAGTGGTGTGTGCGGTAGCAACGGCACTTCGAAATCTTGCAATAGATCAACGAAACAAGGAGCTTATAGGAAAATACGCAATGAGGGATCTCATTCAGAAATTACCCTCTGGCAATAATCAGCACGATCAAGGAACGAGCGACGATACAATCGCCGCGGTACTCGCGACTTTAAACGAGGTCATTAAGAAAAATGCGGAATTCTCCCGATCGTTACTGGATGCGGGTGGGGTCGAAAGGTTAATGAACATCACGAAGCAACGACAAAAATATACTCCAAGAGTTCTCAAATTCGCCG GACAAGTATTATTCACAATGTGGCAACATCAAGAACTCCGAGACGTTTACAAAAAGCATGGTTGGAAGGAACAAGATTTCGTGACAAAAACACTGGCCGCTCGAAATTCTGGCCCGAATTCGCCTAACAATGCTAACAG TTATGATTGCAGCACTCTTAATCGACCTATGGCCAGTCAAGGGAGTACACGATACGAGGACCGGACGATTCAGAGGACGAATATGAATTCGAATAACGTTGGTCGGCCTGCAATATATCAATCG CAAAATGAAGATCTCGCAATATCGGATGCGCAGTACCAAAAGCCAGGATATCACGGACCGCCTCCCGGAGGCGTTTGTGTGTTTCCCATCAACCCT CAACCAAGGCCCGGAGAGCCATTGTATGCTCAAGTAAACatggagaagaagaagaagagacaATACGAGCTGGGAATAAACCAAAGTCAAAGTCCGGTCGGACAACAACAAAGCGGAATGGGTGAAATTGGTAACGTAATTATTGGATCGCAGTGGCCCGACGACAACGCCAGTATGCGGGAACACTCAATAGCCACTGTAAATGTGCCTACGAGCTCAACCACTGCCGGTGATTCATGGGTATAA